One genomic segment of Eriocheir sinensis breed Jianghai 21 chromosome 66, ASM2467909v1, whole genome shotgun sequence includes these proteins:
- the LOC126987746 gene encoding lachesin-like — MEGRGSPVGASYVRLVSRSDLVWAALALVLFTPLTVVSEDKDELPRFIEDVPNITVTMGRDALLPCTVEQLKGFKVAWVQVDTQTILTIHKQVITRNPRIALLHNDHRSWHLELKNVREKDRGWYMCQVNTDPMRSKQGYVDVVVPPDIIDRESSGDLTIREGQDVTLTCRAKGHPTPSIVWRREDNQDIVLDSDKADVGDLGVAAAEVGAGTDSAHTVKSVEGETLVMKRVSRLQMGSYLCIASNGIPPSISKRTQLRVQFPPVAWVPQQLEGAYVGQELTIECHTEAFPKSINFWTNTNGDMVVADERYEPIVAETSYKVYMKLRIRRVDKKDIGTFHCIAKNSLGETDGAIRIYEIEPPKAQSNGVFEVVEADGGSGEGSTPGPQIHLNKELKKYEDGRHPKGINDVTDGYPRPKNYDSKGPGHHTDTQRGLQQPSFGLSFGQSSGARPASAPACLAAAAILLAAALLPHWAARSLLRGPGNC; from the exons TAGTGAGCGAGGACAAGGATGAGCTGCCGCGGTTCATTGAGGACGTCCCCAACATCACGGTGACAATGGGACGCGATGCCCTCCTGCCCTGCACCGTGGAACAGCTCAAGGGCTTCAAG GTGGCGTGGGTGCAGGTGGACACACAGACGATCCTCACCATCCACAAGCAGGTGATCACGAGGAACCCGCGGATCGCGCTGCTGCACAACGACCACCGCTCGTGGCACCTGGAGCTCAAGAACGTGCGGGAGAAGGACCGCGGCTGGTACATGTGCCAGGTCAACACCGACCCCATGAGGTCCAAGCAGGGATATGTCGACGTTGTGG TGCCTCCCGACATCATTGACCGTGAGTCGTCCGGTGACCTGACCATCCGTGAGGGGCAGGACGTGACCCTGACCTGCCGCGCCAAGGGCCACCCCACCCCCAGCATCGTGTGGCGGCGCGAGGACAACCAGGACATCGTGCTGGACTCCGACAAGGCAG ACGTGGGCGACctgggcgtggcggcggcggaagTAGGCGCTGGGACGGACTCGGCCCACACGGTGAAGTCGGTGGAGGGGGAGACGCTGGTGATGAAGCGGGTGTCGCGCCTCCAGATGGGCTCCTACCTCTGCATCGCCTCCAACGGCATCCCGCCCTCCATCAGCAAGAGGACCCAGCTTCGCGTGCAGT TCCCCCCCGTGGCGTGGGTGCctcagcagctggagggggcgtACGTGGGCCAGGAACTGACCATCGAGTGTCACACCGAAGCTTTCCCGAAGAGCATCAACTTTTGGACAAACACGAACGGCGACATGGTGGTGgcgg ACGAGCGCTATGAACCCATCGTGGCGGAGACATCCTACAAGGTGTACATGAAACTGCGGATCCGTCGCGTCGATAAAAAGGACATCGGGACCTTTCACTGCATCGCCAAGAACTCGCTGGGGGAGACGGACGGCGCCATCAGGATATACG agATCGAGCCGCCCAAGGCCCAGAGCAACGGCGTCTTTGAGGTGGTAGAGGCTGACGGCGGCTCGGGCGAGGGTTCAACACCTGGGCCACAGATACACCTCAACAAAG aGCTTAAGAAGTACGAGGACGGCCGCCACCCGAAGGGAATCAACGACGTGACAGACGGCTACCCGCGCCCCAAGAACTACGACAGCAAAG gcCCAGGGCACCACACGGATACCCAGCGAGGCCTCCAGCAGCCCAGCTTCGGCCTCTCCTTCGGCCAGAGCAGCGGCGCCCGACCAGCCTCCGCCCCCGCctgcctcgccgccgccgccatcctaCTCGCGGCCGCCCTCCTGCCTCACTGGGCCGCTCGCTCCCTCCTGCGTGGCCCCGGGAACTGCTGA